CCCGGCCGCGTCCCCGAATCCTCCGGCCTGCTCCAGGTTCACCAGCACGATGCCCAGGAAGATGAGGCCGGTGAAAGCCAGGCCCCGCGTGGGCACCTTGCGGCCGAAGAGGAGCAGGACCAGGGGCGTGGCCAGGATGGTGGCCTGCCAGGTGGCGGCCACGACCCATCCGGGCATGCGCGTGGCGCTGTAGCAGAGCGGGGCGTAGAACACGCCGAAGCCCACGCCTCCGGCCAGGGTCCAGAACAGCGGGCGGGTGCGCAACGCGTTCCAGACCCCGCGCAGGACCGCTCCCTGGCGGGTGATCCCCAGCCAGGCCAGGAGCATGAGCAGCATGTAGGCGTAGCGCAGGGCGGCGGTCCAGGCCCAGTGCCCGCCTTCCAGGCTCATGGCCCGGTTGAGCACGAAGGTGCTGCTGAAAAAGAAGGCGGAGAGGACGCCGAGGAGCAGGGCGCGGAGCATGTGGCGGCGGAACTTCCCGGGCTTAGTGGGTCGTGCCTGGGCCGCCCTTGTCCTTCTCGTTCAGCTCCCGGGCCAGGGCCAGGACGCGCGAACGCAGGAACCCGGCCACCGCGCCGCCCTGGTCGGTGTCCCCGGAATGTGCCAGTCCGTAGGCCTCCAGATCCTGCTGGACCTGCTTCTCCATGCGCGCGGACTCCAGAAACATGAGATAGGCCAGGACCACGGCGGCCTCGTTGTCCGGCGTGTCCTCGGCCAGGATTTCGATCTGCTCCGGGGGGACGGTCTCCATGAGTCGGTCCAGGAACATGCCGATCCATTTCTCGTACAGCCCGGTGAGCAGGGGCGGGACCATGCCCGCCAGTTCGGCGGCCAGCTTGGGATCCGTGGCCGTGCCGGTGAGGGTCAGGTATTCCACCAGCGCCTCGCGGCGATGACCCTCGTCCTGGGCCAGCACGCGGCGGCGGATCATGGTCAGGAGGCTGCCGCGCAGGGCGGCGGGATCAATGGTCATGTGGCTGCCTCGTCGGGGTTGGAGTGGCCGGAGCCTAGCCCAAGCCGCGTCGTGGGGCAAGGGAGGAGCCCCGCGACGGGGGGCTTACAGCCGGGTCAGGAGCAGGAAATAGAGGCCGCCGAAGCCCAGGAGCAGGGCGCAGGGCAGGATGAGACGGCGCCAGACTCCGCCGACGTCCGTCTTGAAGTACTGGCAGGTGAGCACGAGGCAGATGTGGATGGGCGAGGCCATGACGCCGGTGAAGCCCGCGAAGGTGGCCAGGACCACGTAGGGGATGAGCTGGTGCTGCAGCCCGAGCACGGGCAGAAGTCCCAGGAGCAGCGGGAAGGTGGAGCCCACGAAGGCCACGTTGATGCCCGCGATGAAACCCACCAGGAAGGGCAGGAACACGGCGGCCACGAACAGAGCCGCCGGACCGCCCGCCAGTTCGGCCATGCCGCGCACCGCGCCGGAGGCCGCCAGCTGGCCTTTGAAGACGAAGATGCCCGCGATGACGAGCATCATGCCGAGGAAGCTCTTTTTGGCCAGGGCCGAGACCATGAGTCGGGCGTCGGCGCGGTTCTGGACGGCGACGCAAGCCACCGCAGCGGCCAGGGCCGTGACCACGCCCAACTCGAAGGGGAGCCGGGGGGCCAGGGCGGAGATGGCCGCCTCCAATCCCAGCGCCCCGACGATGGCCACCAGCAGCGGCAGACCCAGGACGAGCAGCCTTCCGGCTCCCGGGCGTTCCGCCAGGGCCTCCGGGCGCGTTTCGGGCAAGGGCAGGACGCCCGGGCGGAGGTAGAAGATCCAGCCGAGGACGAGGCAACAGACCGCGCCCGGCGCGGTGAAGAAGATGAGCGTGGTGATCGGCAGCGCGGCGAGATTGGATGTCAGGATCAGGCCCGGGAAGAGCGGCCAGGCCATTTCCCAGAGGTGCCGGAACCAGTAGTTCACGAGCGCCTTGTGCTCGGCGTCGAGATTGAGCTTTTCGGCCACCCCGGCCACCATGGGCGCGGAGAAGATGGCCCCGCCGGGCATGGGCAGGAAGCCCACCAGGGCCGGGAACAGGCCCAGACGCAGCCGGTGGGAGCGGATTCTTCCGGCAAGGGCGTCCATCAGGCGGCGGGACTGCCCCGTGCGTTCCAGCAGGTCGGAGAGCACCAGGATGAGGGCCACGATGCCCGCCAGGAAGAGCGTCTCGGGGTCCACCAGGGCCCTGGCCGTGGCCGTGAACCATGCCCCGGGGGCCATGCCGAAGAGCGGGCCCAGGATCGCCGCGCCGCAGAGGATGGACAGACCCAGTGCGATCTTGAACCGGATGCAGACGAGCATGACGGCGAAGGC
The nucleotide sequence above comes from Desulfovibrio aminophilus DSM 12254. Encoded proteins:
- a CDS encoding DUF401 family protein translates to MDFSPGVLPLLKVLAAFAVMLVCIRFKIALGLSILCGAAILGPLFGMAPGAWFTATARALVDPETLFLAGIVALILVLSDLLERTGQSRRLMDALAGRIRSHRLRLGLFPALVGFLPMPGGAIFSAPMVAGVAEKLNLDAEHKALVNYWFRHLWEMAWPLFPGLILTSNLAALPITTLIFFTAPGAVCCLVLGWIFYLRPGVLPLPETRPEALAERPGAGRLLVLGLPLLVAIVGALGLEAAISALAPRLPFELGVVTALAAAVACVAVQNRADARLMVSALAKKSFLGMMLVIAGIFVFKGQLAASGAVRGMAELAGGPAALFVAAVFLPFLVGFIAGINVAFVGSTFPLLLGLLPVLGLQHQLIPYVVLATFAGFTGVMASPIHICLVLTCQYFKTDVGGVWRRLILPCALLLGFGGLYFLLLTRL